Proteins encoded by one window of Drosophila melanogaster chromosome X:
- the CG2841 gene encoding uncharacterized protein, isoform B: protein MSSMKGSFATLNRWFGRKKDKSGTGNSSMGKLSKSSTQLHHLSTDTDINETSQLEYNRITPVPAATSNAPFEQTFRITVLLPKDQLFVARLGARVPLSKLLSLVCDNKQLDADKYEFRSPVDASQVYSCESTIGTVGLSEIRLCHKSESYDNFNPDVMHKFQRTGVARDSLSSSSDFSSSRHSKVTAKTPSPYSSSNSLNSMDSTGMNYTRTPVVVPPAKVLAPPPRKKRTAPRPPSQVCIPEQSVPDIPAANSKSEPAYAVIVKRPQLCMSTPNLSGPLELDCNGNGSKSPDEDSTDGHYATLDLKPPIAGGPEPTPRKRLLQIKKKTAPAPPPDFQSGGDNISLASLPEPVTPTPNIPQPAPRITTPLPIAPTANPPLAQVNGNGNGSPNGNVSKVLLNRTPTPEPRSLGSATEDDDNDTASKQADSGIGEPAPSPSVSPEPEAEKSQQESSSEDDEAIKVYNFKLCQTSKKPEPSAATLAELTALTAQDIEEEDNHVDQPASITNGNLATPSSETSLTSWNYLDPISPPPDFSDQQMQKRNAGSLSPGSPLDEIVDELATIINQQRLDTLIKKQPDPQMVEIESAKPNRLANFSITTAKSTTRIGRADSFQAGASGGGTEVASSGRALSHRSSSHVSLNKLEQNGIGLGQRRSSSELSIGESPSLQSPEVIKTILNSRKNSLAESGGSASTPVTEQPKIIKQLESLAKEQSSVDGVKDISSSRSEASQQSPTPVPKKSNPGVEKPTSPTFRAVQEPYPSSPALQKSSPAVQEQRTSPVERPSLPPAVKSVEEQAVSLHQKEIVVQKESPPLESMKESFVIVSKMSPPAVKKVPDPFPKVEAVKEESSGNESSQSTITPPNTPATPVSPVNLRNPNNTMAEIEQSQRDEPAPSSKPLPTTYRYSGPPSINFATWSERPKSTVAIKNEGDYIFGGAGKSQQLTSPPSKLTIGVASPILRMGIPQGKEYHVPITVKPLKDEILENQQQEKKEKPEVQELKDQEIEKESVSVKVKPKTPVKPVQKRIEKPLDQDQNSLQNHSSTLPRPAKSNRFTLPAAQNNQMVSHLTMNSLPRPVSSLERNRPVEANPAPAPFGQSTLRRTGFKERMLAKEQQEQEQALRIRVSVNESIPSSATAPKSPPESKPAPPSISGYVALKSTKVEVKLQEPETKPVSLQVKLKPTVQPATTPSPPPPPPALQPVKTNGGRSGPTAPDPRSQLLDAIRNFKREDLNRS, encoded by the exons ATGAGCAGCATGAAGGGCAGCTTCGCCACACTGAACCGCTGGTTTGGCCGAAAAAAGG ACAAATCCGGCACTGGCAACTCCTCCATGGGCAAGTTGTCCAAGTCGTCGACACAGCTCCACCATTTGTCCACGGACACGGACATCAACGAGACTAGTCAATTGGAGTACAACCGGATAACCCCGGTGCCCGCGGCAACCAGCAATGCGCCCTTTGAACAGACCTTCCGCATCACCGTTCTGCTGCCGAAGGATCAGCTCTTCGTGGCCCGATTGGGAGCCAGAGTTCCACTGAGTAAGCTCTTGTCCCTCGTCTGCGACAACAAGCAACTGGATGCGGACAAGTACGAGTTTCGCAGTCCAG TGGATGCTAGTCAGGTGTACAGCTGCGAATCAACGATCGGAACAGTGGGTCTCTCAGAGATCCGACTGTGCCACAAGTCGGAGTCCTATGACAACTTCAATCCGGACGTAATGCACAAATTCCAGCGCACCGGTGTCGCTCGAGACTCGTTGAGCAGCAGCTCGGACTTCAGTAGCAGCCGGCACTCAAAGGTCACGGCCAAAACGCCGAGTCCGTACAGTTCCAGCAACTCACTGAACTCCATGGACTCCACGGGAATGAACTACACTCGTACCCCGGTGGTGGTGCCACCAGCAAAGGTACTAGCACCGCCACCCCGCAAAAAGCGAACCGCTCCTCGGCCGCCAAGCCAGGTTTGCATTCCAGAGCAGTCTGTTCCGGATATTCCAGCTGCTAACTCGAAAAGCGAACCCGCTTATGCGGTAATTGTCAAGCGCCCCCAGCTCTGCATGTCCACGCCCAACCTCTCCGGTCCCTTGGAGTTGGACTGCAATGGTAACGGCTCAAAGTCGCCGGATGAAGACTCAACGGATGGCCATTATGCTACACTGGATCTGAAACCTCCGATTGCTGGCGGTCCGGAGCCAACGCCTCGAAAGCGATTGCTGCAGATCAAAAAGAAAACGGCACCGGCTCCACCGCCGGACTTTCAAAGTGGGGGAGACAATATATCACTGGCCTCACTACCGGAACCGGTCACACCTACCCCGAATATTCCGCAACCAGCGCCTAGGATAACCACTCCCTTGCCCATTGCCCCGACAGCCAATCCTCCACTTGCCCAAgtaaatggcaatggcaacggaTCACCGAATGGAAACGTGTCCAAAGTCCTTCTGAATAGAACGCCCACTCCGGAGCCCCGATCCCTGGGCAGTGCCACAGAGGATGATGACAACGATACGGCATCAAAGCAAGCGGATTCGGGAATCGGAGAGCCAGCGCCATCGCCATCCGTCTCTCCCGAACCAGAGGCGGAGAAATCGCAGCAGGAATCGAGTTCCGAGGACGATGAGGCAATCAAGGTGTACAATTTCAAGCTGTGCCAGACATCCAAGAAACCTGAACCATCGGCAGCCACTTTGGCGGAATTGACAGCTCTGACAGCGCAGGATATCGAGGAGGAGGACAATCACGTGGATCAGCCAGCGAGCATAACAAATGGAAATCTGGCCACTCCCAGTAGCGAAACATCGCTCACGTCGTGGAACTACTTGGATCCCATCTCTCCCCCTCCCGACTTCTCCGATCAGCAAATGCAGAAACGCAATGCTGGTTCGTTAAGTCCTGGCTCGCCGCTAGACGAGATCGTGGATGAACTGGCCACTATAATCAACCAACAGCGTCTGGATACGTTGATAAAGAAACAACCCGATCCCCAAATGGTTGAAATCGAATCGGCCAAACCAAATCGATTGGCTAACTTCAGCATAACTACGGCGAAAAGTACGACGAGGATTGGACGAGCTGACTCCTTTCAGGCAGGCGCCTCAGGCGGAGGGACAGAGGTAGCCTCATCCGGAAGAGCTCTAAGTCATCGCAGCTCTTCTCACGTCTCCCTAAACAAGCTGGAGCAGAATGGCATTGGTTTGGGTCAGAGACGCTCGTCTAGTGAGTTGAGCATTGGTGAATCACCATCATTGCAAAGTCCAGAGGTTATCAAGACCATTCTGAACTCTAGAAAGAACAGTCTGGCCGAAAGTGGAGGCAGTGCATCTACTCCTGTTACAGAGCAACCAAAGATCATTAAGCAGCTGGAGAGCCTGGCCAAAGAACAATCATCAGTGGATGGAGTAAAAGACATCAGTTCCTCTCGTTCTGAAGCTTCGCAACAGTCACCTACGCCTGTCCCGAAAAAGTCGAATCCTGGAGTTGAGAAACCTACATCTCCGACTTTCAGAGCTGTGCAGGAACCTTATCCGTCTTCTCCTGCACTGCAGAAGTCATCTCCTGCCGTACAAGAGCAGAGAACTTCTCCAGTTGAAAGGCCATCGTTACCTCCAGCTGTGAAATCTGTCGAGGAGCAAGCTGTTTCGTTGCATCAAAAGGAGATAGTTGTACAGAAAGAATCGCCGCCACTTGAGTCCATGAAGGAGTCATTTGTTATTGTGTCAAAGATGTCTCCGCCAGCTGTCAAGAAGGTCCCAGATCCATTCCCAAAAGTTGAAGCAGTCAAGGAGGAATCATCAGGCAATGAGAGCTCCCAATCCACGATAACTCCTCCAAATACCCCAGCCACTCCAGTCAGTCCGGTTAATTTACGAAACCCCAATAACACAATGGCGGAAATTGAACAAAGCCAGCGGGATGAACCAGCTCCGAGCTCCAAGCCTCTGCCAACCACATATCGGTATTCCGGACCACCGAGCATTAATTTCGCCACCTGGAGCGAGCGACCCAAATCCACTGTGGCCATTAAGAACGAAGGCGACTATATCTTTGGCGGGGCAGGGAAGTCGCAACAGTTGACTTCACCGCCTTCCAAGCTCACCATCGGAGTGGCTTCACCCATTTTGAGGATGGGTATTCCGCAGGGAAAGGAGTATCATGTTCCCATTACGGTTAAGCCACTAAAGGATGAGATTTTGGAAAATCAACAGCAGGAAAAGAAGGAGAAGCCGGAGGTCCAGGAGCTAAAGGATCAAGAAATCGAAAAGGAAAGTGTTTCAGTTAAAGTAAAGCCTAAAACGCCGGTGAAGCCGGTACAAAAACGTATAGAAAAACCACTGGATCAGGACCAAAACTCCCTTCAAAACCATTCCTCTACATTGCCGCGTCCAGCCAAAAGCAATCGATTCACTCTACCCGCTGCCCAAAACAACCAAATGGTCTCCCACTTGACCATGAACTCCCTTCCACGCCCTGTTTCCAGTTTGGAGAGGAACAGACCAGTGGAAGCCAATCCTGCACCAGCGCCCTTTGGCCAGAGTACTCTACGCCGCACAGGCTTCAAGGAACGTATGTTGgccaaggagcagcaggaacaggagcaggCCTTGAGAATAAGGGTGTCCGTGAACGAAAGCATTCCTTCTTCAGCTACCGCGCCCAAGTCCCCGCCAGAAAGCAAACCAGCACCGCCGTCAATAAGTGGCTACGTCGCTCTGAAGTCCACCAAAGTGGAGGTAAAGCTCCAGGAGCCAGAAACTAAGCCGGTGAGCCTGCAGGTCAAACTCAAGCCCACTGTCCAGCCAGCGACCACACCCTCccctccgccgccgcctccggCACTGCAGCCCGTGAAAACCAACGGCGGACGCAGTGGTCCCACCGCGCCTGATCCGCGCTCCCAACTGTTGGACGCGATACGGAACTTCAAACGCGAGGACCTCAACCGATCCTAA
- the CG2841 gene encoding uncharacterized protein, isoform F, whose translation MSSMKGSFATLNRWFGRKKGKWPKNKSGTGNSSMGKLSKSSTQLHHLSTDTDINETSQLEYNRITPVPAATSNAPFEQTFRITVLLPKDQLFVARLGARVPLSKLLSLVCDNKQLDADKYEFRSPVDASQVYSCESTIGTVGLSEIRLCHKSESYDNFNPDVMHKFQRTGVARDSLSSSSDFSSSRHSKVTAKTPSPYSSSNSLNSMDSTGMNYTRTPVVVPPAKVLAPPPRKKRTAPRPPSQVCIPEQSVPDIPAANSKSEPAYAVIVKRPQLCMSTPNLSGPLELDCNGNGSKSPDEDSTDGHYATLDLKPPIAGGPEPTPRKRLLQIKKKTAPAPPPDFQSGGDNISLASLPEPVTPTPNIPQPAPRITTPLPIAPTANPPLAQVNGNGNGSPNGNVSKVLLNRTPTPEPRSLGSATEDDDNDTASKQADSGIGEPAPSPSVSPEPEAEKSQQESSSEDDEAIKVYNFKLCQTSKKPEPSAATLAELTALTAQDIEEEDNHVDQPASITNGNLATPSSETSLTSWNYLDPISPPPDFSDQQMQKRNAGSLSPGSPLDEIVDELATIINQQRLDTLIKKQPDPQMVEIESAKPNRLANFSITTAKSTTRIGRADSFQAGASGGGTEVASSGRALSHRSSSHVSLNKLEQNGIGLGQRRSSSELSIGESPSLQSPEVIKTILNSRKNSLAESGGSASTPVTEQPKIIKQLESLAKEQSSVDGVKDISSSRSEASQQSPTPVPKKSNPGVEKPTSPTFRAVQEPYPSSPALQKSSPAVQEQRTSPVERPSLPPAVKSVEEQAVSLHQKEIVVQKESPPLESMKESFVIVSKMSPPAVKKVPDPFPKVEAVKEESSGNESSQSTITPPNTPATPVSPVNLRNPNNTMAEIEQSQRDEPAPSSKPLPTTYRYSGPPSINFATWSERPKSTVAIKNEGDYIFGGAGKSQQLTSPPSKLTIGVASPILRMGIPQGKEYHVPITVKPLKDEILENQQQEKKEKPEVQELKDQEIEKESVSVKVKPKTPVKPVQKRIEKPLDQDQNSLQNHSSTLPRPAKSNRFTLPAAQNNQMVSHLTMNSLPRPVSSLERNRPVEANPAPAPFGQSTLRRTGFKERMLAKEQQEQEQALRIRVSVNESIPSSATAPKSPPESKPAPPSISGYVALKSTKVEVKLQEPETKPVSLQVKLKPTVQPATTPSPPPPPPALQPVKTNGGRSGPTAPDPRSQLLDAIRNFKREDLNRS comes from the exons ATGAGCAGCATGAAGGGCAGCTTCGCCACACTGAACCGCTGGTTTGGCCGAAAAAAGGGTAAGTGGCCAAAAA ACAAATCCGGCACTGGCAACTCCTCCATGGGCAAGTTGTCCAAGTCGTCGACACAGCTCCACCATTTGTCCACGGACACGGACATCAACGAGACTAGTCAATTGGAGTACAACCGGATAACCCCGGTGCCCGCGGCAACCAGCAATGCGCCCTTTGAACAGACCTTCCGCATCACCGTTCTGCTGCCGAAGGATCAGCTCTTCGTGGCCCGATTGGGAGCCAGAGTTCCACTGAGTAAGCTCTTGTCCCTCGTCTGCGACAACAAGCAACTGGATGCGGACAAGTACGAGTTTCGCAGTCCAG TGGATGCTAGTCAGGTGTACAGCTGCGAATCAACGATCGGAACAGTGGGTCTCTCAGAGATCCGACTGTGCCACAAGTCGGAGTCCTATGACAACTTCAATCCGGACGTAATGCACAAATTCCAGCGCACCGGTGTCGCTCGAGACTCGTTGAGCAGCAGCTCGGACTTCAGTAGCAGCCGGCACTCAAAGGTCACGGCCAAAACGCCGAGTCCGTACAGTTCCAGCAACTCACTGAACTCCATGGACTCCACGGGAATGAACTACACTCGTACCCCGGTGGTGGTGCCACCAGCAAAGGTACTAGCACCGCCACCCCGCAAAAAGCGAACCGCTCCTCGGCCGCCAAGCCAGGTTTGCATTCCAGAGCAGTCTGTTCCGGATATTCCAGCTGCTAACTCGAAAAGCGAACCCGCTTATGCGGTAATTGTCAAGCGCCCCCAGCTCTGCATGTCCACGCCCAACCTCTCCGGTCCCTTGGAGTTGGACTGCAATGGTAACGGCTCAAAGTCGCCGGATGAAGACTCAACGGATGGCCATTATGCTACACTGGATCTGAAACCTCCGATTGCTGGCGGTCCGGAGCCAACGCCTCGAAAGCGATTGCTGCAGATCAAAAAGAAAACGGCACCGGCTCCACCGCCGGACTTTCAAAGTGGGGGAGACAATATATCACTGGCCTCACTACCGGAACCGGTCACACCTACCCCGAATATTCCGCAACCAGCGCCTAGGATAACCACTCCCTTGCCCATTGCCCCGACAGCCAATCCTCCACTTGCCCAAgtaaatggcaatggcaacggaTCACCGAATGGAAACGTGTCCAAAGTCCTTCTGAATAGAACGCCCACTCCGGAGCCCCGATCCCTGGGCAGTGCCACAGAGGATGATGACAACGATACGGCATCAAAGCAAGCGGATTCGGGAATCGGAGAGCCAGCGCCATCGCCATCCGTCTCTCCCGAACCAGAGGCGGAGAAATCGCAGCAGGAATCGAGTTCCGAGGACGATGAGGCAATCAAGGTGTACAATTTCAAGCTGTGCCAGACATCCAAGAAACCTGAACCATCGGCAGCCACTTTGGCGGAATTGACAGCTCTGACAGCGCAGGATATCGAGGAGGAGGACAATCACGTGGATCAGCCAGCGAGCATAACAAATGGAAATCTGGCCACTCCCAGTAGCGAAACATCGCTCACGTCGTGGAACTACTTGGATCCCATCTCTCCCCCTCCCGACTTCTCCGATCAGCAAATGCAGAAACGCAATGCTGGTTCGTTAAGTCCTGGCTCGCCGCTAGACGAGATCGTGGATGAACTGGCCACTATAATCAACCAACAGCGTCTGGATACGTTGATAAAGAAACAACCCGATCCCCAAATGGTTGAAATCGAATCGGCCAAACCAAATCGATTGGCTAACTTCAGCATAACTACGGCGAAAAGTACGACGAGGATTGGACGAGCTGACTCCTTTCAGGCAGGCGCCTCAGGCGGAGGGACAGAGGTAGCCTCATCCGGAAGAGCTCTAAGTCATCGCAGCTCTTCTCACGTCTCCCTAAACAAGCTGGAGCAGAATGGCATTGGTTTGGGTCAGAGACGCTCGTCTAGTGAGTTGAGCATTGGTGAATCACCATCATTGCAAAGTCCAGAGGTTATCAAGACCATTCTGAACTCTAGAAAGAACAGTCTGGCCGAAAGTGGAGGCAGTGCATCTACTCCTGTTACAGAGCAACCAAAGATCATTAAGCAGCTGGAGAGCCTGGCCAAAGAACAATCATCAGTGGATGGAGTAAAAGACATCAGTTCCTCTCGTTCTGAAGCTTCGCAACAGTCACCTACGCCTGTCCCGAAAAAGTCGAATCCTGGAGTTGAGAAACCTACATCTCCGACTTTCAGAGCTGTGCAGGAACCTTATCCGTCTTCTCCTGCACTGCAGAAGTCATCTCCTGCCGTACAAGAGCAGAGAACTTCTCCAGTTGAAAGGCCATCGTTACCTCCAGCTGTGAAATCTGTCGAGGAGCAAGCTGTTTCGTTGCATCAAAAGGAGATAGTTGTACAGAAAGAATCGCCGCCACTTGAGTCCATGAAGGAGTCATTTGTTATTGTGTCAAAGATGTCTCCGCCAGCTGTCAAGAAGGTCCCAGATCCATTCCCAAAAGTTGAAGCAGTCAAGGAGGAATCATCAGGCAATGAGAGCTCCCAATCCACGATAACTCCTCCAAATACCCCAGCCACTCCAGTCAGTCCGGTTAATTTACGAAACCCCAATAACACAATGGCGGAAATTGAACAAAGCCAGCGGGATGAACCAGCTCCGAGCTCCAAGCCTCTGCCAACCACATATCGGTATTCCGGACCACCGAGCATTAATTTCGCCACCTGGAGCGAGCGACCCAAATCCACTGTGGCCATTAAGAACGAAGGCGACTATATCTTTGGCGGGGCAGGGAAGTCGCAACAGTTGACTTCACCGCCTTCCAAGCTCACCATCGGAGTGGCTTCACCCATTTTGAGGATGGGTATTCCGCAGGGAAAGGAGTATCATGTTCCCATTACGGTTAAGCCACTAAAGGATGAGATTTTGGAAAATCAACAGCAGGAAAAGAAGGAGAAGCCGGAGGTCCAGGAGCTAAAGGATCAAGAAATCGAAAAGGAAAGTGTTTCAGTTAAAGTAAAGCCTAAAACGCCGGTGAAGCCGGTACAAAAACGTATAGAAAAACCACTGGATCAGGACCAAAACTCCCTTCAAAACCATTCCTCTACATTGCCGCGTCCAGCCAAAAGCAATCGATTCACTCTACCCGCTGCCCAAAACAACCAAATGGTCTCCCACTTGACCATGAACTCCCTTCCACGCCCTGTTTCCAGTTTGGAGAGGAACAGACCAGTGGAAGCCAATCCTGCACCAGCGCCCTTTGGCCAGAGTACTCTACGCCGCACAGGCTTCAAGGAACGTATGTTGgccaaggagcagcaggaacaggagcaggCCTTGAGAATAAGGGTGTCCGTGAACGAAAGCATTCCTTCTTCAGCTACCGCGCCCAAGTCCCCGCCAGAAAGCAAACCAGCACCGCCGTCAATAAGTGGCTACGTCGCTCTGAAGTCCACCAAAGTGGAGGTAAAGCTCCAGGAGCCAGAAACTAAGCCGGTGAGCCTGCAGGTCAAACTCAAGCCCACTGTCCAGCCAGCGACCACACCCTCccctccgccgccgcctccggCACTGCAGCCCGTGAAAACCAACGGCGGACGCAGTGGTCCCACCGCGCCTGATCCGCGCTCCCAACTGTTGGACGCGATACGGAACTTCAAACGCGAGGACCTCAACCGATCCTAA
- the mRpL14 gene encoding mitochondrial ribosomal protein L14, isoform B: protein MALRILKTVRQVAQPLAVTLGGQQTQQLIHTTPACCEIRKLARLRVVDNSDLGKKAMAEGRPPRCIHVYNKRGVGFIGDKVLVAIKGQMKKGILVGLKQNQKPKQPKFDSNNLVLIDDNGSPLGTRIHVPIPTILRTILKEKTLAKGADYTKVLAIASRYV, encoded by the coding sequence ATGGCGCTGCGCATCCTGAAAACAGTTAGACAAGTGGCCCAACCACTGGCGGTAACCCTGGGCGGCCAGCAAACACAGCAATTGATTCACACAACGCCGGCGTGCTGCGAAATCCGGAAATTGGCCCGGTTACGGGTGGTGGACAACAGCGATTTGGGAAAGAAAGCGATGGCCGAGGGGCGACCACCGAGGTGCATCCATGTCTACAACAAACGCGGAGTCGGCTTCATTGGCGATAAGGTGCTGGTGGCCATCAAGGGACAGATGAAGAAGGGCATTCTCGTGGGACTCAAGCAGAACCAGAAGCCCAAACAGCCGAAATTCGATAGCAACAACCTGGTGCTCATCGACGACAATGGCAGTCCGCTGGGCACTCGCATCCATGTGCCCATTCCCACGATCCTGCGAACCATCCTCAAGGAGAAGACGCTGGCCAAAGGAGCCGATTACACCAAGGTTCTGGCCATCGCCAGCAGATATGTTTAG